The genomic interval CCTGGAGGGTTGACGGGGAGAACCGCAAGTTTTCGGAGCCGAGATATTCATCCGAGTCACTATGGGCGTATTTGTCCAATTGACACGTCTGAAGGAATCAATGTTGGACTTACTGGATCCTTAGCAATTCATGCGAGAATTGATCACTTGTGGGGATCTATAGAGAGTCCGTTTTATGAAATATCTGctgagaaagcaaaagaaaaaaaagagagacagGTGGTTTATCTATCACCAAATAGAGATGAGTATTATATGATAGCAGCAGGAAATTCTTTGTCCTTGAATCAAGGTATTCAGGAAGAACAGGTTGTTCCAGCTAGATACCGCCAAGAATTCTTGACTATTGCATGGGAACAGATTCATGTTAGAAGTATTTTTCCTTTCCAATATTTTTCTATTGGGGGTTCTCTCATTCCTTTTATTGAGCACAATGATGCGAATCGGGCTTTAATGAGTTCTAATATGCAGCGCCAAGCAGTTCCACTTTCTCGGTCCGAGAAATGCATTGTTGGAACTGGATTGGAACGCCAAACAGCTCTAGATTCGAGGGTTTCCGTTATAGCCGAACGCGAGGGAAAGATCATTTCTACTGATAGTCATAAGATACTTTTATCAAGTAGTGGGAAGACTATAAGTATTCCTTTAGTTAACCACCGTCGCTCTAACAAAAATACTTGTATGCACCAAAAACCTCGGGTTCCACGGGGTAAATCCATTAAAAAAGGACAAATTTTAGCAGAAGGAGCTGCTACAGTTGGGGGGGAACTTGCTTTAGGAAAAAACGTATTAGTAGCTTATATGCCATGGGAAGGTTACAATTTTGAAGACGCAGTACTAATTAGCGAACGTTTGGTATATGAGGATATTTATACCTCTTTTCACATCCGGAAATATGAAATTCAGACGGATACGACAAGCCAGGGCTCCGCTGAAAAAATCACTAAAGAAATACCACATCTAGAAGAACATTTACTCCGCAATTTGGACAAAAATGGAGTTGTTAGGTTGGGATCCTGGGTAGAAACTGGTGATATTTTAGTAGGTAAATTAACGCCTCAGATAGCGAGCGAATCATCATATATCGCAGAAGCTGGATTATTACGGGCCATATTCGGCCTTGAGGTTTCCACTTCAAAAGAAACTTCTCTGAAATTACCTATAGGTGGAAGAGGGCGCGTTATCGATGTGAAATGGATCCAAAGGGACCCCCTCGACATAATGGTTCGTGTATATATTTTACAGAAACGTGAAATCAAAGTTGGGGATAAAGTAGCCGGAAGACATGGGAATAAAGGGATCATTTCCAAAATTTTGCCTAGGCAAGATATGCCCTATTTGCAAGATGGAACACCCGTTGATATGGTCTTCAATCCCTTAGGAGTACCCTCCCGAATGAATGTGGGACAAATATTTGAAAGCTCGCTCGGATTAGCGGGGGATCTGCTAAAGAAACATTATAGAATAGCACCCTTTGATGAGAGATATGAGCAAGAGGCTTCAAGAAAACTTGTGTTTTCAGAATTATATGAAGCCagtaaagaaacaaaaaatcCATGGGTATTTGAACCCGAGTACCCGGGAAAAAGCAGAATATTTGATGGAAGAACAGGCGACCCCTTTGAGCAACCTGTTCTAATAGGGAAGTCCTATATCTTAAAATTAATTCATCAAGTTGATGAGAAAATTCATGGGCGTTCTACTGGGCCCTACTCACTTGTTACACAACAACCGGTTAGAGGAAGAGCCAAGCAAGGGGGACAACGAGTAGGAGAAATGGAAGTTTGGGCTTTAGAAGGATTTGGTGTTGCTCATATTTTACAAGAGATACTTACTTATAAATCTGACCATCTTATAGCTCGCCAAGAAATACTTAATGCTACGATCTGGGGAAAAAGAATACCTAATCATGAGGATCCTCCAGAATCTTTTCGAGTGCTCGTTCGAGAACTACGATCTTTGGCTCTAGAACTGAATCATTTCCTTGTATCTGAAAAGAACTTCCAGGTTAATAGGGAGGAAGTTTGATCGGAATAAATATAAATTCTTTTCTTATTTCTATTTTATGATTGACCAATATAAACATCAACAACTTCAAATTGGACTCGTTTCCCCTCAACAAATAAAGGCTTGGGCTAACAAAAACCTACCTAATGGAGAAGCCGTTGGCGAAGTCACAAGGCCCTCTACTTTTCATTATAAAACCGATAAACCAGAAAAAGATGGATTGTTTTGCGAAAGAATCTTTGGACCCATAAAAAGCGGGATTTGCGGTTGTGGCAATTCTCGAGCGAGCGGAGCTGAAAACGAAGACGAAAGATTTTGCCAAAAATGCGGGGTAGAATTTGTGGATTCTCGGATACGAAGATATCAAATGGGATACATCAAACTCGCATGTCCCGTGACTCATGTGTGGTATTTGAAAGGTCTTCCTAGTTATATCGCGAATCTTTTAGATAAACCTCTTAAGAAGTTGGAGGGCCTAGTATACGGCGATTTCTCTTTTGCTAGGCCCAGCACTAAAAAACCCACTTTTTTACGATTACGAGGTTTATTCGAAGAGGAAATTGCATCCTGTAACCACAGcatttctccctttttttctacCCCAGGCTTTGCAACATTTCGAAATCGGGAAATTGCGACAGGAGCAGGTGCTATTAGAGAACAATTAGCAGATTTGGATTTGCGAATTATTATAGAGAATTCTTTGGTCGAATGGAAGGAATTAGAAGACGAGGGGTATAGTGGAGATGAGTGGGAAGATAGAAAAAGACGAATAAGAAAAGTTTTTTTGATTAGACGCATGCAATTGGCgaaacattttattcaaacaaaTGTAGAACCAGAATGGATGGTTTTGTGCTTATTACCGGTTCTTCCTCCCGAATTGAGACCTATTGTTTATAGGTCTGGAGATAAAGTAGTGACTTCAGACATTAATGAACTTTATAAGAGAGTTATCCGTCGGAACAACAATCTTGCCTATCTATTAAAAAGAAGTGAATTAGCGCCAGCAGATTTAGTAATGTGCCAGGAAAAATTGGTACAAGAAGCCGTGGATACACTTCTTGATAGTGGGTCCCGCGGGCAACCGACGAGGGATGGTCACAATAAAGTATACAAATCACTTTCAGATGTAATTGAAGGTAAAGAGGGAAGGTTTCGCGAGACTCTGCTTGGGAAACGGGTCGATTACTCGGGGCGTTCTGTCATTGTTGTGGGTCCTTCGCTTTCATTACATCAATGTGGATTACCTCTAGAGATAGCAATAAAGCTTTTTCAGCTATTTGTAATTCGCGATTTAATCACGAAACGCGCCACTTCTAATGTCAGGATTGCTAAAAGGAAAATTTGGGAAAAGGAACCCATTGTATGGGAAATACTTCAAGAAGTTATGCGGGGACATCCTGTACTGTTAAATAGAGCACCTACTCTGCATAGATTAGGCATACAGGCCTTTCAACCCACTTTAGTAGAGGGGCGTACTATTTCTTTACACCCATTAGTGTGTAAGGGTTTCAATGCAGACTTTGATGGAGATCAAATGGCTGTTCATCTACCTTTATCCTTGGAAGCTCAGGCGGAAGCCCGTTTACTTATGTTTTCTCATATGAATCTCTTATCTCCTGCTATTGGGGATCCTATTTGCGTACCAACCCAAGACATGCTTATCGGGCTTTATGTATTAACAATTGGAAAGCGTCGAGGTATTTGTGCAAATAGATATAATAGTTTCAGAAACTATCCAAATTTAAAAGTCAATTACAATAATAATAATTCTAAGTATAGGAAAGATAAAGAACCCCATTTTTCTAGTTCTTATGATGCACTGGGAGCTTATAGACAAAAACTAATCAGTTTAGATAGTCCCTTGTGGCTACGATGGAACCTGGATCAACGCGTCATTGGGTCAAGAGAAGTTCCGATTGAAATTCAATATGAATCTTTGGGGACTTATCATGAGATTTATGCTCACTATCTAATAAtgggaaatagaaaaaaagaaattCGTTCGATATACATTCGAACCACTCTTGGTCATATTTCTTTTTATAGAGAAATAGAGGAAGCCGTACAAGGATTTAGTCAGGCCTATTCATACACTACCTAAACAAGAAAGTTAGATTCGGCGATGCCCCTCCCCTTTGCTTTCGGGGGGCATTCCGATTTCCCTAGTATCATCATTATTTGCCACGCGAATCCAGATTGAGATTGAGGCAATTAAGTTAATTAAATTTTCGAATCACTGACTCAGGCCCATTGTCGAATCCTACTCAGCAATTGTCGAATCCTACTCAGCCGAAAAGGGGGTACTTATGTATGGCGGAACGGGCCAATCTGGTCTTTCATAATAAAGAGATAGACGGAACTGGTATGAAACGACTTATTAGCAGattaatagatcattttggaatGGGATATACATCCCATATACTGGATCAACTAAAGACTCTGGGCTTCTATCAAGCCACTACTACATCGATTTCGTTAGGAATCGAGGATCTTTTAACAATACCCTCTAAGGGATGGTTAGTCCAAGACGCGGAACAACAGAGTTTTCTTTTGGAGAAACACTATTATTATGGGGCTGTACACGCGGTAGAAAAATTACGCCAATCTGTTGAGATATGGTATGCGACAAGTGAATATTTGAAACAAGAAATGAATTCAAATTTTCGGATAACGGATCCTTCTAATCCAGTCTATCTAATGTCTTTTTCAGGAGCCAGAGGAAATGCATCTCAAGTACACCAATTAGTAGGTATGAGAGGATTAATGTCGGACCCTCAAGGACAAATGATTGATTTACCTATTCAAAGCAATTTACGCGAGGGACTTTCTTTGACAGAATATATAATTTCCTGCTATGGAGCCCGCAAAGGGGTTGTAGATACTGCTGTACGAACAGCAGATGCTGGATATCTTACACGTAGACTTGTTGAAGTAGTTCAACATATTATTGTGCGTAGAAGAGATTGTGGTACTATCCGAGGTATTTCTGTAAGTCCTCAAAATGGGATGACGGAAAAACTTTTTGTCCAAACACTAATTGGTCGTGTATTAGCAGACGATATATATATCGGTTCACGATGCATTGCCGCGCGAAATCAAGATATTGGAATTGGATTAGTCAATCGATTCATAACTGCCTTTCGAGCACAACCATTTCGAGCACAACCAATATATATTAGAACCCCCTTTACTTGCCGAAGCACTTCTTGGATCTGTCAATTATGCTATGGCCGGAGTCCTACTCATAGTGATCTGGTGGAATTGGGAGAAGCCGTAGGTATTATTGCGGGTCAATCAATTGGGGAGCCAGGGACTCAACTAACATTAAGAACTTTTCATACTGGCGGAGTATTCACAGGGGGTACTGCCGACCTTGTACGATCCCCTTCGAATGGAAAAATCCAATTCAATGAGAATTTGGTTCACCCCACACGTACCCGTCATGGACAGCCTGCTTTTCTATGTTATATAGACTTGCATGTAACTATTCAGAGTCAAGATATTCTATATAGTGTGAATATTCCCTCAAAAAGCTTGATTCTAGTGCAAAATGATCAATATGTAAAATCTGAACAAGTAATTGCGGAGATTCGTGCCGGAACGTCCACTTTACATTTTAAAGAAAGGGTACAAAAGCATATTTATTCTGAATCAGACGGCGAAATGCACTGGAGTACTGATGTTTACCATGCGCCCGAATATCAATATGGTAATCTTCGTCGATTACCAAAAACAAGCCATTTATGGATATTATCCGTAAGTATGTGCAGATCCAGTATAGCGTCTTTTTCACTCCACAAGGATCAAGATCAAATGAATACTTATGGTAAAAAAGATAGGGAAATTCTTGATTATTCAACGTCGGATCGAATCATGTCCAATGGCCATTGGAATTTGATCTATCCTTCTATTTTTCAAGATAATTCAGATTTGTTGGCGAAAAAGCGAAGAAATAGGTTCGTCATTCCATTACAATATCATCAAGAACAAGAGAAAGAACTAATATCCTGTTTTGGGATTTCGATTGAAATCCCCTTTATGGGTGTTTTACGTAGAAATACTATTTTTGCTTATTTTGACGATCCCCGATACAGAAAAGATAAAAAGGGTTCAGGAATTGTTAAATTTAGATATAGGACCCTAGAAGAAGAATATAGGACTCGAGCGGAAGACTCAGAAGAGGAATATGAGACCCTAGAACACGAATACAGGACCCGAGAGGACGAATATGAAACCCTAGAAGAATCTAAATATGGAATCCTAGAAGACGAATACGAATATGAAACCCTAGAAAACGAATATGGGAGCCCAGAAAACAAATATGGGAACCCAGAGAACGAATATAGGACTTTAGAGAAAGACTCAGAAGAGGAATATGGGAACCCAGAGAGCAAATATAGGACCCAAGAGGACGAATATGGAACtttagaagaagactcagaagacGAATATGGCAGCCCCGGGGAAAGCGGCGAGGAAAAATATGGTACTTTAGAGGAAGActcagaagaagactcagaggacGAATACGAGAGCCCAGAGGAAGATTCCATCTTAAAAAAAGAGGGTTTGATTGAGCATCGAGGAACAAAAGAATTTagtctaaaataccaaaaagaagtaGATCGGTTTTTTTTCATTCTTCAAGAACTTCATATCTTGCCGAGATCTTCATCCCTAAAGATACTTGACAATAGTATTATTGGAGTGGATACACAACTCACAAAAAATACAAGAAGTGGACTAGGCGGACTGGTCCGAGTGAAGAGAAAAAAAAGCCATACGGAACTCAAAATATTTTCCGGAGATATTCATTTTCCTGAAGAGGCAGATAAGATATTAGGTGGGTGTTTGATACCGCCAGAAAGACAAAAAAAAGATTCTAAGgaatcaaaaaaaaagaaaaattgggTCTATGTTCAACGGAAAAAAATTCTCAAGAGCAAGGAAAAGTATTTTGTTTCCGTTCGCCCTACAGTGGCATATGAAATGGACGAAGGAAGAAATTTAGCAACACTTTTCCCGCAGGATCTCTTGCAAGAAGAAAATAATCTCCAAATTCGACTTGTCAATTTTATTTATCATGAAAATAGCAAGTTAACTCAAAGAATTTATCACACAAATAGTCAATTTGTTAGAACTTGCTTAGTAGTGAATTgggaacaagaagaaaaagaaaaggctgGTGCTTCCCTTGTTGAGGTAAGAGCAAATGATCTTATTCGCGATTTCCTAAGAATTGAGTTAGTCAAGTCCACTATTTCGTATACACGAAAAAGGTATGATAGGACAAGTGGAGGACCGACTCCCCATAATAGGTTAGATCGCGCCAATAGCAATTCTTTTTATTCCAAGGCGAAGATTGAATCACTTAGCCAACATCAAGAAGCTATTGGCACTTTGTTGAATCGAAATAAAGAATACCAATCTTTGATGATTTTGTCGGCATCCAACTGTTCTCGAATTGGTTTATTCAAGAATTCAAAACATCCCAATGCGATAAAAGAATGGAATCCTAGAATTCCTATTCTAGAAATTTTTGGGCCCTTAGGGGCTATTGTAGCTAGTATATCGCATTTTTCTTCATCTTACTATTTACTAACGCATAATAAAATCCTGCTAAAAAAATATTTGTTCGTTGACAATTTGAAACAAACCTTCCAAGTACTTCAAGAACTTAAATACTctttaatagatgaaaataaaagGATTTCCAATTTCGATAGTAACATAATGTTGGATCCATTCCTTTTGAATTGTCACTTTGTCCATCATGATTCTTGGGAAGAGACATTGGCAATAATTCACCTTGGACAATTTATTTGTGAAAATGTATGTCTATTTAAATCGCACATAAAAAAATCTGGTCAAATTTTCAGTGTAAATATGGATTCCTTTGTTATAAGAGCAGCTAAACCTTATTTGGCCACTACAGGAGCAACTGTTAATGGTCATTATGGAGAAATCCTTTACAAGGGAGATAGGTTAGTTacgtttatatatgaaaaatcgaGATCTAGTGACATAACGCAAGGTCTTCCAAAAGTGGAACAAATCTTTGAAGCGCGTTCAATTGATTCATTATCCCCCAATCTCGAAAGGAGAATTGAGGATTGGAATGAGCGTATACCAAGAATTCTTGGGGTCCCTTGGGGATTCTTGATTGGAGCTGAGCTAACCATAGCCCAAAGTCGTATTTCTTTGGTTAATAAAatccaaaaggtttatcgatcccaAGGGGTACAGATCCATAATAGACATATAGAGATTATTATACGCCAAGTAACATCAAAAGTGCGGGTTTCCGAAGATGGAATGTCTAATGTTTTTTCGCCTGGGGAATTAATCGGACTATTGCGAGCGGAACGAGCAGGGCGAGCTTTGGATGAATCGATCTATTATCGGGCAATCTTATTGGGAATAACAAGGGCTTCCCTGAATACCCAAAGTTTCATATCTGAAGCAAGTTTTCAAGAAACTGCTCGAGTTTTAGCAAAAGCTGCCCTACGAGGTCGCATTGATTGGTTGAAAGGCTTGAAAGAAAACGTAGTTCTGGGGGGGATTATACCTGTTGGTACCGGATTCCAAAAATTTGTGCATCGTTCCCCACAAGACAAGAACCTTTATttcgaaataaaaaaaaaaaatctattcGCGTCGGAAATGAGAGATTTTTTGTTTCTCCATACAGAATTAGTTTCTTCAGATTCTGACGTAACAAACAATTTTTATGAGACATAAAAACCCCCATTTAACATTTAACCCTAAGgatacataaaacatattttttacTTTACTAGACTTTTGAACTTAGAACACTAACAGGTTAAATTTtagatttttaagatttttatttTAATAAGTAAAACAAGTCAGTTAATTCATTAAATTAAGGTTTTGTTTATACCATGTATCAATGTATCAATGGCCAACTCTTAGTACAAGGTTCTCTCAGaacaattattattttatttatttcaagCTATTTCGGATCTTTCTTAATcttcaaaaagaaataaattccgtAATGGAATGTTAGGatgaaaaaaaaaggaagtgtgGAAAAAATGACAAGAAGATATTGGAACATTAATTTGAAAGAGATGATAGAAGCAGGAGTTCATTTTGGTCATGGTATTAAGAAATGGAATCCTAAAATGGCCCCTTACATTTCGGCAAAGCGTAAAGGTACTCATATTATAAATCTCGCTAGAACGGCCCGTTTTTTATCAGAAGCTTGTGATTTAGTTTTTGATGCAGCAAGTCAGGGAAAAAGTTTCTTAATTGTTGGTACCAAAAAAAGAGCAACAGATTTAGTAGCATCAGCTGCAATAAGGGCTCGTTGTCATTATGTTAATAAAAAGTGGTTCAGTGGTATGTTAACGAATTGGTCGATTACGAAAACTAGACTTTCTCAATTTAGAGACTTAAGAGCGGAAGAAAAAATGGGAAAATTCCACCATCTCCCAAAAAGAGATGTGGCAATCTTGAAGAGAAAATTATCTACCTTACAAAGGTATCTCGGCGGGATCAAATATATGACGAGATTGCCAGACATTGTGATCGTCCTTGATCAGCAAAAAGAGTATATAGCTCTTCGGGAATGTGCCATTTTGGGAATTCCTACTATTTCTTTAGTCGATACAAATTGTGACCCGGATCTCGCGAATATATCGATTCCAGCCAACGATGACACTATGACTTCAATTCGATTGATTCTTAACAAATTAGTATTTTCAATTTGTGAGGGCCGTTCTCTCTATATAAGAAATCGTTGATTAAGAATATATAGTGAATTCTTGGACAACTGCGTAGATTTATGGAATGACTTACTATATCTTTTTTTGCATAGAATTTGTTTTGCATAGAAAAAAGAAggggaatattgatatatattagAGGGTATTGATATATATTATGATCTGATGTGCTTTCTTGGTATCCTAAATATCAAATTAATAGTTCAAGTTGCTGAGTTGAGAAAGAGATGGTTGAATCAAAAGAATTCCTTTTTTGAAGTTCAATTTTTATCAGAGGACAATATGAAtattataccttgttccattaaaacaCTCAAGGGGTTATACGATATATCGGGTGTAGAAGTAGGCCAACACTTCTATTGGCAAATAGGAGGTTTTCAAATTCATGCCCAGGTACTCATCACTTCTTGGGTCGTAATTACTATCTTGCTAGGTTCAGTTGTCATAGCTGTTCGGAATCCACAAACCATCCCGACCGACGGGcagaatttttttgaatatgtCCTTGAGTTTATTCGAGACTTGAGCAAAACTCAGATTGGAGAAGAATATGGTCCCTGGGTTCCCTTTATTGGAACtatgttcctttttatttttgtttcaaatTGGTCGGGTGCTCTTTTACCTTGGAAAATTATAGAGTTACCCCATGGGGAATTAGCAGCGCCCACGAATGATATAAATACTACTGTTGCTTTAGCTTTACTCACGTCAGCGGCATATTTTTATGCTGGTCTTAGCAAAAAAGGATTGAGCTATTTCGAGAAATATATTAAACCAACCCCAATCCTTTTACCAATTAACATCCTAGAAGATTTCACAAAACCATTATCGCTTAGCTTTCGACTTTTCGGGAATATATTGGCGGATGAAttagtcgttgttgttcttgtttctttAGTCCCCTTAGTAATCCCTATACCGGTCATGTTTCTTGGATTATTTACAAGCGGTATTCAAGCTCTTATTTTTGCAACATTAGCCGCAGCCTATATAGGTGAATCCATGGAGGGTCATCATTGAATTGACTAGTTTTGGAATATAGTATTTTTTTTTTCAGCTTAGCTCAATTCATGCATGGTTCCAGATAATCTGCTTGGTTGCAATAGTTAGAAATGCGTATGAATATATAGCCTAGAGTTGTAGGAGAGAGAATAGAATAGACTATATTATGGAATTTTCAAAGTATATATGCATTAAGGAGGGTGGAGTCAGGCTAGATCTATACTATAATAAATATCCTTAATATCTATAAGTGGAGTCCTCTTTTATGCGGGTTTCCACTTTAAGCAATGATTTTAGAATCCGATTCAATAGAAAATGAGAAAATATGCAAACAAAATAGAAGAAACAAATGTATATAGGATATTGATATTATATTATATATTCCTAGGTTAGATTCATTATCTAATCCGATATATGGATATAGAATTCCCTTCTATGTAGTTCGGACAATTCACATTTCAATTTGATTTCAATTTGTACTTTTTAGTTACTTTACTTCTCCCCAATAGAGCTTAGAAGTAAGAATTTTTTGGTTGATTGTATCCTTAaccatttctttttttttgacacgaggaACTACTCACCATGAATCCACTaattgctgctgcttctgttatTGCTGCTGGATTGGCCGTAGGGCTTGCTTCTATTGGACCTGGAGTTGGTCAAGGTACTGCTGCAGGACAAGCTGTAGAAGGTATTGCGAGACAGCCAGAAGCAGAAGGTAAAATACGAGGTACTTTATTGCTTAGTCTAGCTTTTATGGAAGCTTTAACAATTTATGGACTAGTTGTGGCACTAGCGCTTTTATTTGCGAACCCTTTTGTTTAATCCTAAAAAAAAAAGTTCTTTCGATTTCGATTAgatacttttttctttttttagtaaATTGGTATTTGCTTCCGCAATTCCAATTATATCAATACTTTATTTAATTTACTCCTATTTATTACTCCTGGAATTATCTATTTATCGGGACAGATAATACCGCATTCTAGGAAGGGCTGAGTTGAGTATGATTAATTTAGAAGATATGCTCGCCTTCTTATTTCCCGTCCTTAGTTTAGGAAAGTGGaaagttttttccttttattttaggaATTTTGGGAACGGAACATTTCAACAAAGGAAGCCTTTCACCGGTCAAACAAGACCTAAGACTTAATCTAAAAGAAATTACTAGATTGAATCTATTTGCATTAAAAAAACCGATCAAAAAAGGGCGAGCGAAGTAAGTGATCGAAAAACTTTGTTCTTTGTTCGTCCTATCTATAAGAGGAGAGCATATGAAAAATGTAACCCATTCTTTCGTTTTTTTAGCTCACTGGCCATCCGCTGGCAGTTTCGGGCTTAATACCGATATTTTAGCAACAAATCTAATAAATCTAACTGTAGTGGTtggtgttttgattttttttggaaagggAGTGTGTGCGAGTTGTCTATTTCAAGAATAGATTGGATCTATCCGGCTGCACTTTAGAATATTTTTTAGTATTTTTCGGATAAATAAGAAAAGGGTGCACGATCTCGACGAATTACTTCTGAATAAATTCAGAAATCATATGGAAGAACCATAGCATTTCGCGACTCATTGGTAAATCAATTTTGATTCTCTATAAACCAAGAATGTGAGACCATTAACACGGTTAAAGCTAAACTGCTTGAAGTCCAGGCAAAAAGAGGTACTCTTTCTACAACTATATTAGTATTAGTACCGAATTTAAACGGGAAATAGCTAATGTAAAATTTATCTGATATAGAACACTCATATCGATAAAATGGTTTGAACTATTtactagaaaaaaaaagaaggggcaCCCTGCCCTTTTTTAACCAATGCCGAATCGACGACCTATGTATAAAAAAGAGAAATTTTTtggatttgaagaaaaaaaaaaaagaattctattaattttcattttCCATTTATTTAGTTAGTTTTTCTTAATGAAATTGAAATTATTAACTAAAGggcaaatataaataaagaaacaactttgctgaccatgatatatttttatctaggcGGAAGAGTCCTCTTAATATTTATCTAGTCTTATATAGGTTTCGGTATATTGAAATATAAACATAAAAAATAAGATAGAGGATAGGCTCATTACTTATACTTAAAAAAAGATATGGAAATTGctatagcaaaaaaagaaaaaaaggagcgtGAGAGCCAAATGAATCGAAAGATTCATGTTTGGTTCGGGAAGAGATCATAAAAGTTGTAAACTTACAAAATAATCTACTTTCATTAAAAGATTTATTAGATAATCGAAAACAGAGGATCTTGAGTACTATTCGAAATTCAGAAGAATTGCGTAGAGGGACCATT from Hordeum vulgare subsp. vulgare unplaced genomic scaffold, MorexV3_pseudomolecules_assembly, whole genome shotgun sequence carries:
- the LOC123419074 gene encoding DNA-directed RNA polymerase subunit beta — protein: MLRNGNEGMSTIPGFSQIQFEGFFRFINQALAEELDKFPTIKDPDHEIAFQLFAKGYQLLEPSIKERDAVYESLTYSSELYVSARLIFGFDVQKQTISIGNIPIMNSLGTFIINGIYRIVINQILLSPGIYYRSELDHKGISIYTGTIISDWGGRSELAIDKKERIWARVSRKQKISILVLSSAMGSNLREILDNVSYPEIFLSFPNAKEKKRIESKEKAILEFYQQFACVGGDLVFSESLCEELQKKFFQQKCELGRIGRRNMNRRLNLDIPQNNTFLLPRDVLAATDHLIGMKFGTGILDDDDMNHLKNKRIRSVADLLQDQFGLALGRLQHAVQKTIRRVFIRQSKPTPQTLVTPTSTSILLITTYETFFGTYPLSQVFDQTNPLTQTVHGRKVSCLGPGGLTGRTASFRSRDIHPSHYGRICPIDTSEGINVGLTGSLAIHARIDHLWGSIESPFYEISAEKAKEKKERQVVYLSPNRDEYYMIAAGNSLSLNQGIQEEQVVPARYRQEFLTIAWEQIHVRSIFPFQYFSIGGSLIPFIEHNDANRALMSSNMQRQAVPLSRSEKCIVGTGLERQTALDSRVSVIAEREGKIISTDSHKILLSSSGKTISIPLVNHRRSNKNTCMHQKPRVPRGKSIKKGQILAEGAATVGGELALGKNVLVAYMPWEGYNFEDAVLISERLVYEDIYTSFHIRKYEIQTDTTSQGSAEKITKEIPHLEEHLLRNLDKNGVVRLGSWVETGDILVGKLTPQIASESSYIAEAGLLRAIFGLEVSTSKETSLKLPIGGRGRVIDVKWIQRDPLDIMVRVYILQKREIKVGDKVAGRHGNKGIISKILPRQDMPYLQDGTPVDMVFNPLGVPSRMNVGQIFESSLGLAGDLLKKHYRIAPFDERYEQEASRKLVFSELYEASKETKNPWVFEPEYPGKSRIFDGRTGDPFEQPVLIGKSYILKLIHQVDEKIHGRSTGPYSLVTQQPVRGRAKQGGQRVGEMEVWALEGFGVAHILQEILTYKSDHLIARQEILNATIWGKRIPNHEDPPESFRVLVRELRSLALELNHFLVSEKNFQVNREEV
- the LOC123419073 gene encoding DNA-directed RNA polymerase subunit beta'', coding for MAERANLVFHNKEIDGTGMKRLISRLIDHFGMGYTSHILDQLKTLGFYQATTTSISLGIEDLLTIPSKGWLVQDAEQQSFLLEKHYYYGAVHAVEKLRQSVEIWYATSEYLKQEMNSNFRITDPSNPVYLMSFSGARGNASQVHQLVGMRGLMSDPQGQMIDLPIQSNLREGLSLTEYIISCYGARKGVVDTAVRTADAGYLTRRLVEVVQHIIVRRRDCGTIRGISVSPQNGMTEKLFVQTLIGRVLADDIYIGSRCIAARNQDIGIGLVNRFITAFRAQPFRAQPIYIRTPFTCRSTSWICQLCYGRSPTHSDLVELGEAVGIIAGQSIGEPGTQLTLRTFHTGGVFTGGTADLVRSPSNGKIQFNENLVHPTRTRHGQPAFLCYIDLHVTIQSQDILYSVNIPSKSLILVQNDQYVKSEQVIAEIRAGTSTLHFKERVQKHIYSESDGEMHWSTDVYHAPEYQYGNLRRLPKTSHLWILSVSMCRSSIASFSLHKDQDQMNTYGKKDREILDYSTSDRIMSNGHWNLIYPSIFQDNSDLLAKKRRNRFVIPLQYHQEQEKELISCFGISIEIPFMGVLRRNTIFAYFDDPRYRKDKKGSGIVKFRYRTLEEEYRTRAEDSEEEYETLEHEYRTREDEYETLEESKYGILEDEYEYETLENEYGSPENKYGNPENEYRTLEKDSEEEYGNPESKYRTQEDEYGTLEEDSEDEYGSPGESGEEKYGTLEEDSEEDSEDEYESPEEDSILKKEGLIEHRGTKEFSLKYQKEVDRFFFILQELHILPRSSSLKILDNSIIGVDTQLTKNTRSGLGGLVRVKRKKSHTELKIFSGDIHFPEEADKILGGCLIPPERQKKDSKESKKKKNWVYVQRKKILKSKEKYFVSVRPTVAYEMDEGRNLATLFPQDLLQEENNLQIRLVNFIYHENSKLTQRIYHTNSQFVRTCLVVNWEQEEKEKAGASLVEVRANDLIRDFLRIELVKSTISYTRKRYDRTSGGPTPHNRLDRANSNSFYSKAKIESLSQHQEAIGTLLNRNKEYQSLMILSASNCSRIGLFKNSKHPNAIKEWNPRIPILEIFGPLGAIVASISHFSSSYYLLTHNKILLKKYLFVDNLKQTFQVLQELKYSLIDENKRISNFDSNIMLDPFLLNCHFVHHDSWEETLAIIHLGQFICENVCLFKSHIKKSGQIFSVNMDSFVIRAAKPYLATTGATVNGHYGEILYKGDRLVTFIYEKSRSSDITQGLPKVEQIFEARSIDSLSPNLERRIEDWNERIPRILGVPWGFLIGAELTIAQSRISLVNKIQKVYRSQGVQIHNRHIEIIIRQVTSKVRVSEDGMSNVFSPGELIGLLRAERAGRALDESIYYRAILLGITRASLNTQSFISEASFQETARVLAKAALRGRIDWLKGLKENVVLGGIIPVGTGFQKFVHRSPQDKNLYFEIKKKNLFASEMRDFLFLHTELVSSDSDVTNNFYET